A single region of the Microbulbifer sp. MKSA007 genome encodes:
- a CDS encoding peptidylprolyl isomerase, translated as MQHKLEILKREPLVHFSIIALVLFIVAELLIEENGTNYEDTLLISEDILIEHLQFQKKTFNQSFARRYWEGLTQPEKSNLINDYIKEEVLYREALNLGLQKHDQIIRRRLIQKLDYVNGGFSSNTDISEEDLENYFQLHREKYRIEASITFTHVFFDFRRHSKEKLEKTVKQSLNHLIKQSVPFEESARYGDRFIFHRNYVDRTLHLVASHFGDELAESIFQLPLNTWSGPFESPYGLHLILVSENKTSRLPSFREASPLVLEDFRRNKMEENRQLRIQELLAGYRIERDASIPYVPVDITYAN; from the coding sequence ATGCAGCATAAATTAGAGATTCTGAAAAGGGAGCCTTTGGTACACTTTTCTATTATCGCTTTAGTACTATTCATTGTCGCAGAGTTGTTAATAGAGGAAAATGGAACCAACTATGAAGACACCTTGCTTATCAGCGAGGACATACTAATTGAGCACCTCCAATTCCAGAAAAAAACATTTAACCAGAGTTTTGCACGACGTTATTGGGAGGGCTTGACTCAACCAGAAAAGTCCAACCTGATTAATGATTACATTAAAGAAGAAGTACTTTACCGTGAAGCCCTTAATCTAGGCCTACAGAAGCATGATCAGATTATACGACGACGCCTTATCCAAAAGCTGGACTATGTAAATGGAGGCTTTTCCAGTAACACTGACATTAGTGAAGAAGACCTGGAAAACTACTTCCAGCTTCATCGCGAAAAATATCGAATTGAAGCATCCATTACCTTCACTCATGTTTTCTTTGATTTTAGACGTCACTCTAAAGAAAAGTTAGAGAAGACTGTTAAGCAGAGCTTGAACCACTTAATAAAGCAGTCAGTTCCATTCGAGGAGTCCGCCCGCTACGGAGACAGATTCATCTTTCACCGGAATTATGTAGATCGCACTCTCCATCTAGTGGCCAGCCACTTCGGCGATGAATTGGCAGAAAGTATCTTTCAACTACCATTGAATACCTGGTCCGGTCCATTTGAATCCCCGTATGGTCTACATCTAATTTTGGTTAGTGAAAACAAAACAAGCCGTCTACCCAGCTTTAGAGAAGCCTCCCCCTTAGTACTTGAGGATTTTCGACGAAATAAAATGGAGGAAAACAGACAACTTAGGATACAAGAGCTGTTGGCAGGATACAGAATAGAGAGGGATGCCTCGATACCATATGTACCTGTGGATATCACCTATGCCAACTAA
- a CDS encoding GNAT family N-acetyltransferase encodes MSSFVSPHQSQIQAFVELEQFSLPNLSPLKIEMLNFRTALIEDLPDLLKLEQCLIEAERPYNSSIKAESAFYYDMEKLILSDDSHLLVVEIEGEVIGTGYAQIRSSKISLDHERHAYLGFMYVSPAHRGKGINSKLIEKLIAWGKKNGVQDFYLDVYSQNSSAIKAYEKVGFQPSLMEMKLNLK; translated from the coding sequence TTGTCTAGCTTTGTTAGCCCACACCAAAGTCAGATACAGGCCTTTGTAGAGTTGGAGCAGTTTTCATTACCAAATCTATCACCACTGAAAATAGAGATGTTAAATTTTAGAACAGCACTTATAGAAGACCTTCCTGATTTACTTAAGCTGGAACAGTGTCTTATCGAAGCCGAAAGGCCATACAATTCATCCATTAAAGCTGAATCAGCATTCTATTATGATATGGAGAAGTTGATACTATCTGATGACTCACATCTTCTGGTAGTTGAAATCGAAGGTGAGGTTATTGGAACGGGATATGCCCAGATTCGAAGCTCAAAAATATCTCTTGATCATGAGCGGCATGCTTATCTGGGTTTTATGTATGTATCACCAGCACACCGAGGAAAGGGCATTAACTCAAAGCTAATAGAAAAATTAATTGCATGGGGTAAAAAGAATGGAGTTCAAGATTTTTATCTTGATGTTTACTCTCAAAATAGCTCAGCGATAAAAGCCTATGAAAAAGTTGGCTTCCAACCATCACTTATGGAAATGAAGTTAAATCTTAAATAG
- a CDS encoding HupE/UreJ family protein, producing MPTKNPYKIIKALLFLLLLTTISNFSFAHDGRPIYIELNEVAESKYILRWKVPPIMQPGTEPEIHLKGEFCQIQPEITGPAGPNVKSYLCRNPHPNNFTRLYNPLTIKITYPIANPALSSLIHFEKSDGDTINLFNGPKVLEINLPSRLTIWDCVKQYIEAGFLHILEGYDHLLFVLCLVFIAKNFRSTLIAISGFTLGHSLTLGLASLDLFTIRVDVVEVLIPLSIMLLAAEIVYAHNGQSKTSLTRRYPAIVASGFGLLHGFGFASALAELGLPHSSKITALFSFNIGVELGQILFVLVLIFLSSTVQWIFSNRKISILYQHFLTQSKYAIYPVGIASGYWTIDRALGLIS from the coding sequence ATGCCAACTAAAAATCCCTACAAGATCATCAAAGCCCTTCTATTCTTATTGTTACTTACAACAATTAGTAATTTTAGTTTCGCTCATGATGGAAGACCGATATACATTGAGTTAAATGAGGTCGCAGAAAGCAAATATATCCTTCGATGGAAAGTCCCGCCTATCATGCAGCCAGGCACTGAACCTGAGATACACTTAAAGGGCGAATTCTGCCAAATACAACCAGAGATAACAGGGCCTGCCGGACCCAATGTGAAGAGTTACCTATGCAGGAACCCCCACCCAAACAATTTTACAAGGCTATATAATCCCCTAACAATAAAAATCACATACCCCATTGCCAATCCAGCCTTATCGAGCTTAATTCATTTTGAAAAATCAGACGGTGACACTATTAATCTCTTTAATGGCCCCAAGGTCTTAGAGATAAATTTACCTTCCCGCCTAACTATTTGGGATTGTGTCAAACAATATATTGAAGCAGGTTTCTTACATATATTAGAGGGCTATGATCACTTACTATTCGTATTATGTTTAGTCTTTATCGCCAAAAACTTTAGAAGCACTTTAATAGCGATTAGCGGATTTACATTAGGCCACTCCCTCACCCTGGGACTCGCAAGTTTAGACTTATTCACCATAAGAGTAGATGTTGTTGAAGTGTTGATCCCATTGAGCATTATGCTGTTAGCCGCAGAAATTGTATACGCGCATAATGGACAGAGTAAAACGAGCTTAACCCGACGCTATCCTGCGATTGTTGCCAGTGGCTTTGGGTTACTTCACGGATTTGGTTTTGCCAGTGCGCTAGCGGAATTAGGCCTTCCTCACAGCAGTAAAATCACCGCATTATTTAGCTTTAATATAGGTGTAGAACTGGGGCAGATATTATTTGTCTTGGTTTTGATTTTCTTATCATCTACAGTTCAGTGGATATTCTCGAACCGGAAGATCTCAATTTTGTATCAACACTTTCTAACACAATCAAAATACGCTATTTATCCAGTTGGAATAGCCAGCGGGTATTGGACAATTGACAGGGCCCTGGGGCTAATTTCCTAA